The genomic region CGTCGAGATCGCCTCTAGCGGCGCAAAAATGCTAAAATCCGGCATCACACGCTGCAACCCCCACAAAAGCCACTCCACAGCCCTACTCACTTCCCCCGTCAACAAAGCCTCCCGAGCCACCCCTTGCAAATGCCCAATCAAATATATCAACACCCCACACAACACACTAAAAATCGGTGACGTCGCAACAGTCGTCAAAAACAAAGTAATCGCAGCCATAATCACCGCCTTGCACCACACCAACACCGCCGCTTGAAAAAAAAGCTCCGGCCGATTCTCCTGCTCAATCTTTTCCACAATTGCCGCCGCTCCCTCACCCCAAAGCTTCTTCTCTTCCTCGATAACCATACCCTTCTTCCACTGGCTAATCAAAAAAGCCATAACCGTCATAAATCCAATCGTCAGAGCCAACATCAACCCCAAACCCAAAAATTTTCCAACAATCACCTGCCAACGATCCACCGGCTTCGCAAGAATTGTCAACAAGCTTCTACTTTCCATATCCCCCCAAAGCAAATGGCTAGCCCCTAGCAAAGCCATAGCGACATTGAAAATCACCATCGCCCCAAAACAAAAATCCTTCA from Candidatus Methylacidiphilales bacterium harbors:
- a CDS encoding ABC transporter permease; its protein translation is MLRVVVVLAQLSFRDLMRQRTLHLIFLFAFVILALTPLFIELSFAEQLKFVKDFCFGAMVIFNVAMALLGASHLLWGDMESRSLLTILAKPVDRWQVIVGKFLGLGLMLALTIGFMTVMAFLISQWKKGMVIEEEKKLWGEGAAAIVEKIEQENRPELFFQAAVLVWCKAVIMAAITLFLTTVATSPIFSVLCGVLIYLIGHLQGVAREALLTGEVSRAVEWLLWGLQRVMPDFSIFAPLEAISTQGSLSWGYVGQVVVYAVVLCCGALLLGIVAFQRRDF